A single genomic interval of Aquipuribacter sp. SD81 harbors:
- a CDS encoding SAF domain-containing protein: MSAPRTRRRPGLLALGIALVVVSALGAVSLFTVFSDTQRVVLVVAPVDAGQTIGAEDLAVTDATVGPDLAVVPAGELDAVVGAVARVPLLAGQLLSPEAVLDGPPVPGDGAAVVGLPLTRTQMPAGGLQAGDRILVVDTPQAGGEPPTGVPDAIPATVLRVVTDPDDPTIAVVDVVAPVDDARSLGARGATGRIAVVLEASVSLDQEG; encoded by the coding sequence GTGAGCGCGCCGCGCACCCGTCGCCGCCCGGGTCTGCTCGCCCTCGGCATCGCCCTGGTCGTCGTCTCGGCCCTCGGGGCCGTGTCGCTGTTCACCGTGTTCAGCGACACCCAGCGGGTGGTCCTCGTCGTGGCCCCGGTCGACGCCGGCCAGACCATCGGCGCGGAGGACCTGGCCGTCACCGACGCCACGGTCGGCCCGGACCTCGCCGTCGTGCCCGCGGGCGAGCTCGACGCCGTGGTCGGCGCCGTCGCCCGTGTCCCCCTCCTCGCCGGCCAGCTGCTGAGCCCCGAGGCCGTCCTCGACGGTCCGCCCGTGCCGGGCGACGGCGCCGCCGTCGTCGGCCTGCCCCTGACGCGGACGCAGATGCCCGCCGGCGGGCTGCAGGCCGGCGACCGCATCCTCGTCGTGGACACCCCGCAGGCGGGCGGTGAGCCGCCGACCGGCGTGCCCGACGCCATCCCCGCGACCGTGCTGCGGGTCGTGACGGACCCCGACGACCCGACCATCGCCGTCGTCGACGTCGTCGCCCCCGTCGACGACGCGCGGAGCCTCGGCGCGAGGGGGGCGACGGGACGTATCGCGGTCGTCCTGGAGGCGTCGGTGTCGCTGGACCAGGAGGGCTGA
- a CDS encoding cold-shock protein, which yields MPSATVRWFDPERGFGFLAPEDGSEDIFVHASEVLGGDGPRVLREGQAVDFEVGDGPRGPQARRVRVTGDVAAGAELGVLGTVAWFEPTKGYGFLTPDDGGAEVFVHGSAVLTGGVLVEGQRVAFLLGEGEKGPQAEHVLPLAASASGGGVATGGADGADGTVSWFDDEKGFGFLTPDAGGEDVFVHVRALAPGLDGLAEGDRVAYEVVQGDRGPQARDVRVVGGSGRRAPGGRDRGGRGAGPGRGGPGGRGAGAPRGGAPSRGGAGTRGGEGVVVRFDAERGFGFIQPDSGGDDLFVHVSTVRGTDGLYEGDRVRYDVRQSDRGPQADRVELL from the coding sequence GTGCCCTCTGCCACCGTCCGCTGGTTCGACCCCGAGCGGGGATTCGGCTTCCTCGCGCCCGAGGACGGCTCCGAGGACATCTTCGTCCACGCCTCCGAGGTGCTCGGCGGAGACGGTCCGCGCGTGCTGCGGGAGGGCCAGGCCGTCGACTTCGAGGTCGGGGACGGCCCGCGCGGGCCGCAGGCGCGCCGGGTCCGCGTCACCGGGGACGTCGCGGCCGGCGCCGAGCTCGGCGTTCTCGGCACGGTGGCGTGGTTCGAGCCGACGAAGGGCTACGGCTTCCTGACGCCCGACGACGGTGGCGCCGAGGTGTTCGTGCACGGCTCCGCGGTCCTGACCGGCGGCGTGCTCGTCGAGGGCCAGCGCGTCGCGTTCCTCCTCGGCGAGGGTGAGAAGGGCCCGCAGGCGGAGCACGTGCTGCCGCTGGCGGCGTCCGCGTCGGGCGGCGGGGTCGCGACCGGGGGCGCCGACGGCGCCGACGGCACGGTCTCCTGGTTCGACGACGAGAAGGGCTTCGGCTTCCTCACCCCCGACGCCGGCGGCGAGGACGTGTTCGTGCACGTGCGGGCGCTCGCGCCCGGGCTCGACGGCCTCGCCGAGGGTGACCGCGTCGCCTACGAGGTCGTGCAGGGCGACCGCGGCCCGCAGGCCCGCGACGTGCGTGTGGTCGGGGGCTCCGGCCGCCGTGCGCCGGGCGGTCGCGACCGGGGCGGTCGGGGCGCCGGCCCCGGCCGCGGTGGGCCGGGTGGTCGCGGTGCCGGGGCGCCGCGCGGCGGCGCCCCCTCGCGGGGCGGCGCTGGGACCCGGGGCGGCGAGGGCGTGGTCGTGCGCTTCGACGCCGAGCGCGGCTTCGGCTTCATCCAGCCCGACTCCGGCGGCGACGACCTCTTCGTGCACGTGTCGACGGTGCGCGGCACCGACGGCCTGTACGAGGGCGACCGGGTGCGCTACGACGTCCGGCAGAGCGACCGTGGTCCGCAGGCGGACCGGGTGGAGCTGCTCTGA
- a CDS encoding flavodoxin family protein has translation MTDLKALVLVCSLKPSPASSSSETLGREVLTALEGHGVTGEVVRVVDHDVRFGVEKDMGDGDAWPAIREKVLASDILVLATPIWMGQPASVAKVVLERLDAEVAETKDDGRPILFDKVAGVAVVGNEDGAHHVSAEVFQSLNDVGFSLPPQAVTYWVGEAMQGTDYNDLDEKPETTQGTTKTLAAGLAHAARLLKENPYPAS, from the coding sequence ATGACCGATCTCAAGGCCCTCGTGCTCGTCTGCTCGCTCAAGCCCTCGCCCGCGTCGTCCAGCTCGGAGACCCTCGGCCGTGAGGTGCTCACGGCCCTCGAGGGACACGGCGTGACCGGCGAGGTCGTCCGCGTCGTCGACCACGACGTCAGGTTCGGCGTCGAGAAGGACATGGGCGACGGCGACGCCTGGCCCGCGATCCGCGAGAAGGTCCTCGCCTCCGACATCCTCGTGCTCGCGACCCCGATCTGGATGGGGCAGCCGGCGTCCGTCGCCAAGGTCGTCCTGGAGCGCCTCGACGCGGAGGTGGCGGAGACGAAGGACGACGGCCGGCCCATCCTCTTCGACAAGGTCGCGGGCGTCGCGGTCGTCGGCAACGAGGACGGGGCGCACCACGTGAGCGCCGAGGTGTTCCAGTCGCTCAACGACGTCGGCTTCTCGCTGCCGCCGCAGGCGGTCACGTACTGGGTCGGCGAGGCCATGCAGGGCACCGACTACAACGACCTCGACGAGAAGCCCGAGACGACCCAGGGCACCACGAAGACCCTCGCCGCGGGTCTCGCGCACGCCGCCCGGCTGCTCAAGGAGAACCCGTACCCGGCGAGCTGA
- a CDS encoding FtsK/SpoIIIE domain-containing protein: MRAQVSVVDPGGGTVRDVVLDTDPDVTVAAVAAALAGTEPGAAPTLWVRGRPLDGQEPVGSSAVVDGALVGLGSPVDSDAGEPLGLVELRVVGGPGAGVVRRLTAGTADVGGGPAVLLRLPGAPDAVLATLDVAVTGEVTVAPGDGTGAVVLEGEPVTTPRTWSRGGVLRVGDSLVQLCAVDEPDAALHPSDDGAGLDYNRPPRLLPPERQTVYRLPRRPTAPHRRPLPVVAALVPLVLACVMAFAFDRLFFLVFGVMTPVMLVANFFYERRTGRARYRTELKAYERRRGEVEADAREALVLERDARRHEAPDPATLLLTAVGPRSRLWERRRGDPDHLLLRIGTADLPSDVVVEDPEQHEHRRKVAETAPDVPVTVPLGERGVVGVAGDGAQVRLLAGWCVGQLAVLQSPSDVCLVVLTDPAGAPSWDWVRWLPHARPSLGQDALSLLGTDTETCARRVAELTALVAARRAASRGRQGMSEPPDVVVVLDGARRLRSLPGVVQLLRDGPEVGVRFLCLDADRRFLPEECTAVVALHPGPDGATVVHLAQQRSDDVTDARPDLVPTTWPARVARALAPLRDVGDDDDAALPPAARLLDVLGLPQPAGEAVAARWLLGGATTEAVLGVSLDGPFALDLRRDGPHALVAGTTGSGKSELLQTLVASLAVANRPDAMTFVLVDYKGGAAFKDCVDLPHTVGMVTDLDTHLVARALASLGAELRRREHVLAAAGAKDIEDHADLARRDGLAPLPRLAIVIDEFASLARELPDFVSGLVNIAQRGRSLGIHLVLATQRPSGVVSPEIRANTNLRIALRVTDAGESTDVLDAPDAARITKSTPGRAFVRLGAGSIVPFQAGRVGGRWPGRDPRGGAVRAPWVTSVPTERLGHPEPRRPAAPGGGGDVETTDLSVLVAAVRAAAARVAVPAPHRPWLEALHGVVTLEQVARLAGSAEVLPGAPAAAYAVADLPSQQARRLLGVDLATFQHLYVVGSPRSGRSQTLRTLAGALAAAHPVADVHLYGLDCGNGALLPLTRLPHCGAVVTRTQEERARRLLLKLAAEVQRRGELLAAGGFADVGEQRRAAAPEERLPHVVLLVDRWEGFVGGLGDADGGRLTEVVQQLLREGAGVGVHLVVAGDRQLLSTRMATLVEDKLLLRLAERNDYSMAGIVPRTLPEDIAPGRAFLSESGTEAQVAVLTDDLSGAAQADALARIGAAARERDRGTPRTQRPFRVDTLPATLDFAAARALRDEDETSPLWAMVGVGGDELVALGPDLGDVPTFVVAGPPKSGRSGVLLSMARSVLAQGGEVVVLAPRASPLRDLAGTAGVRGVLIDAEPTADELEGLLTGGGPVALVVDDGELVKDMPAADWLRAWLRTAADGAGALVLGGTLGEVAAGFSGWQVDVKRARRGALLCPQSPLDGDTVGVRLPRSLVGQPVQPGRALLHLGDGELVTVQVPVP, encoded by the coding sequence GTGCGTGCGCAGGTGAGCGTCGTCGACCCGGGCGGTGGGACCGTCCGGGACGTCGTGCTCGACACCGACCCGGACGTGACGGTCGCGGCGGTGGCGGCCGCGCTCGCCGGGACGGAGCCGGGCGCGGCGCCGACCCTGTGGGTTCGGGGCCGTCCGCTCGACGGCCAGGAGCCGGTCGGGAGCTCTGCCGTCGTCGACGGCGCCCTGGTCGGGCTCGGCAGCCCCGTCGACAGCGACGCCGGCGAGCCGCTCGGGCTCGTCGAGCTCCGGGTGGTGGGCGGGCCGGGCGCGGGGGTCGTCCGCCGGCTCACGGCCGGAACCGCCGACGTGGGCGGCGGTCCGGCGGTCCTCCTGCGGCTGCCCGGCGCCCCGGACGCAGTCCTCGCGACCCTCGACGTCGCCGTCACCGGCGAGGTGACCGTCGCGCCCGGGGACGGGACCGGGGCCGTCGTCCTCGAGGGCGAGCCCGTCACGACACCGCGCACCTGGTCGCGCGGTGGCGTCCTGCGGGTCGGGGACTCGCTCGTGCAGCTGTGCGCGGTCGACGAGCCCGACGCCGCCCTGCACCCGAGCGACGACGGCGCCGGTCTGGACTACAACCGCCCGCCCCGCCTGCTGCCGCCGGAGCGGCAGACCGTGTACCGCCTGCCCCGGCGCCCCACCGCGCCGCACCGGCGGCCGCTGCCGGTCGTGGCGGCGCTCGTGCCGCTGGTCCTGGCGTGCGTCATGGCCTTCGCCTTCGACCGGCTCTTCTTCCTCGTCTTCGGTGTCATGACCCCCGTCATGCTCGTCGCCAACTTCTTCTACGAGCGCCGCACCGGCCGCGCCCGCTACCGCACCGAGCTCAAGGCCTACGAGCGCCGCCGCGGCGAGGTCGAGGCCGACGCGCGCGAGGCGCTCGTGCTCGAGCGCGACGCCCGGCGGCACGAGGCACCCGACCCCGCCACGCTGCTGCTCACCGCCGTCGGGCCGCGCTCGCGGCTGTGGGAGCGGCGCCGGGGCGATCCCGACCACCTGCTGCTGCGCATCGGCACCGCCGACCTGCCGAGCGACGTCGTCGTGGAGGACCCCGAGCAGCACGAGCACCGGCGCAAGGTGGCGGAGACGGCACCGGACGTGCCGGTCACCGTCCCGCTCGGCGAGCGCGGTGTCGTCGGCGTCGCCGGGGACGGCGCCCAGGTGCGTCTCCTCGCCGGCTGGTGCGTCGGCCAGCTCGCGGTGCTGCAGTCGCCCTCCGACGTCTGCCTCGTCGTGCTCACCGACCCCGCCGGCGCGCCGTCGTGGGACTGGGTGCGGTGGCTGCCGCACGCCCGCCCGTCGCTCGGGCAGGACGCGCTCAGCCTCCTCGGCACCGACACGGAGACGTGCGCCCGCAGGGTCGCCGAGCTGACGGCCCTCGTCGCCGCCCGGCGGGCGGCCAGCCGCGGCCGCCAGGGGATGAGCGAGCCGCCCGACGTCGTCGTCGTGCTGGACGGCGCCCGGCGGCTGCGGTCCCTGCCCGGGGTCGTCCAGCTCCTGCGCGACGGACCCGAGGTCGGCGTCCGCTTCCTCTGCCTCGACGCGGACCGGCGGTTCCTGCCCGAGGAGTGCACCGCCGTCGTCGCCCTGCACCCCGGCCCCGACGGCGCGACCGTCGTGCACCTCGCCCAGCAGCGCAGCGACGACGTCACGGACGCCCGCCCGGACCTCGTGCCGACCACGTGGCCGGCGCGCGTGGCCCGCGCGCTCGCGCCGCTGCGCGACGTGGGCGACGACGACGACGCGGCGCTGCCGCCGGCGGCCCGGCTGCTGGACGTCCTCGGGCTGCCGCAGCCCGCCGGCGAGGCGGTCGCCGCCCGCTGGTTGCTCGGCGGCGCCACCACGGAGGCCGTCCTCGGGGTGTCGCTGGACGGGCCGTTCGCGCTCGACCTGCGCCGCGACGGACCCCACGCCCTGGTCGCCGGCACCACCGGCTCCGGCAAGTCCGAGCTGCTGCAGACCCTCGTCGCCTCCCTCGCCGTCGCCAACCGCCCGGACGCGATGACGTTCGTCCTCGTCGACTACAAGGGCGGGGCCGCCTTCAAGGACTGCGTCGACCTGCCGCACACCGTCGGCATGGTCACCGACCTCGACACGCACCTCGTCGCCCGGGCCCTCGCCTCGCTGGGTGCGGAGCTGCGCCGCCGGGAGCACGTGCTCGCGGCCGCGGGTGCCAAGGACATCGAGGACCACGCCGACCTCGCCCGCCGTGACGGGCTCGCGCCCCTGCCGCGCCTCGCCATCGTCATCGACGAGTTCGCCTCCCTCGCCCGTGAGCTGCCCGACTTCGTCAGCGGGCTCGTGAACATCGCCCAGCGCGGCCGCAGCCTCGGTATCCACCTCGTGCTCGCGACGCAGCGTCCCTCCGGTGTCGTCTCGCCGGAGATACGGGCCAACACCAACCTGCGGATCGCGCTGCGCGTCACCGACGCGGGCGAGTCGACGGACGTCCTCGACGCGCCCGACGCCGCCCGCATCACCAAGTCGACGCCGGGCCGGGCCTTCGTCCGGCTCGGGGCGGGCAGCATCGTGCCCTTCCAGGCCGGTCGCGTCGGCGGGCGCTGGCCCGGCCGTGACCCCCGCGGCGGTGCGGTGCGCGCGCCGTGGGTCACGAGCGTGCCCACCGAGCGGCTCGGCCACCCCGAGCCGCGTCGGCCCGCGGCGCCGGGCGGCGGCGGCGACGTGGAGACCACCGACCTGTCCGTGCTCGTCGCCGCCGTCCGCGCCGCCGCGGCGCGGGTGGCCGTGCCCGCGCCCCACCGGCCGTGGCTGGAGGCGCTCCACGGCGTCGTCACCCTCGAGCAGGTGGCGCGCCTGGCCGGCTCGGCCGAGGTGCTGCCGGGCGCGCCGGCCGCCGCGTACGCCGTCGCCGATCTGCCGTCGCAGCAGGCGAGGCGGCTGCTCGGTGTCGACCTCGCGACCTTCCAGCACCTGTACGTCGTGGGCTCGCCCCGCAGCGGGCGCTCGCAGACCCTGCGCACGCTCGCGGGCGCCCTCGCGGCCGCGCACCCCGTCGCCGACGTGCACCTGTACGGCCTCGACTGCGGCAACGGGGCGCTGCTGCCGCTCACCCGGCTTCCGCACTGCGGGGCCGTCGTCACCCGCACGCAGGAGGAGCGGGCTCGGCGGCTGCTGCTCAAGCTGGCCGCAGAGGTGCAGCGCCGCGGCGAGCTGCTCGCCGCGGGCGGGTTCGCCGACGTGGGGGAGCAGCGGCGCGCCGCCGCTCCCGAGGAGCGGCTGCCGCACGTCGTCCTGCTGGTCGACCGGTGGGAGGGCTTCGTCGGCGGGCTCGGGGACGCTGACGGCGGCCGCCTCACCGAGGTTGTCCAGCAGCTGCTGCGCGAGGGCGCAGGCGTCGGCGTGCACCTCGTCGTCGCCGGCGACCGGCAGCTGCTGTCCACCCGCATGGCGACCCTCGTGGAGGACAAGCTGCTGCTGCGCCTCGCCGAGCGCAACGACTACTCGATGGCGGGCATCGTCCCGCGGACCCTGCCCGAGGACATCGCGCCGGGCCGCGCGTTCCTGTCCGAGTCCGGCACCGAGGCGCAGGTCGCGGTCCTCACCGACGACCTGTCCGGTGCCGCCCAGGCCGACGCCCTCGCGCGCATCGGCGCGGCGGCGCGGGAACGCGACCGCGGGACACCGCGCACGCAGCGGCCGTTCCGCGTCGACACCCTCCCGGCGACCCTCGACTTCGCCGCCGCGCGCGCCCTGCGCGACGAGGACGAGACGTCCCCGCTGTGGGCGATGGTCGGTGTCGGCGGCGACGAGCTCGTCGCCCTGGGACCCGACCTCGGCGACGTCCCGACGTTCGTCGTCGCGGGACCGCCCAAGTCCGGGCGGTCCGGGGTGCTGCTGTCGATGGCGCGCTCCGTGCTCGCCCAGGGCGGTGAGGTGGTGGTGCTCGCGCCCCGGGCCTCGCCCCTGCGCGACCTCGCCGGCACGGCGGGAGTGCGGGGCGTGCTCATCGACGCCGAGCCCACCGCGGACGAGCTCGAGGGGCTCCTCACGGGCGGCGGCCCGGTCGCGCTCGTCGTCGACGACGGCGAGCTCGTCAAGGACATGCCGGCCGCGGACTGGCTGCGCGCGTGGCTGCGGACCGCGGCCGACGGGGCCGGCGCTCTCGTCCTCGGCGGAACGCTCGGCGAGGTGGCGGCCGGCTTCTCCGGCTGGCAGGTCGACGTCAAGCGCGCCCGCCGGGGGGCGCTGCTGTGCCCCCAGAGCCCGCTCGACGGTGACACGGTCGGCGTCCGGCTGCCACGCAGCCTCGTCGGGCAGCCGGTGCAGCCCGGCCGGGCGCTCCTCCACCTCGGCGACGGCGAGCTCGTGACGGTCCAGGTCCCCGTGCCGTAG
- a CDS encoding mycothiol transferase, with protein sequence MTTQRTGDLPRERADLLESLATQRYLFRLTLDGLDDAQVRSRPTRSELSLGGLVTHVTLMERQWAGFVVDGPSAMAEDEAGQAAFDASFTLPGGTSLAEALEAWDAAAAATDELVRTVDLDATQPLPDAPWFPPGAVRSARRAFVHLTAEIAQHAGHADMLREHIDGAKTMG encoded by the coding sequence ATGACGACACAGCGCACCGGTGACCTGCCCCGCGAGCGCGCCGACCTGCTGGAGAGCCTCGCGACGCAGCGCTACCTGTTCCGCCTCACCCTCGACGGGCTGGACGACGCTCAGGTCCGGAGCCGGCCGACCCGCAGCGAGCTGAGCCTCGGCGGCCTCGTCACGCACGTCACGCTCATGGAGCGGCAGTGGGCGGGCTTCGTCGTGGACGGCCCGTCCGCGATGGCCGAGGACGAGGCCGGCCAGGCGGCCTTCGACGCCAGCTTCACCCTGCCCGGAGGCACGAGCCTCGCCGAGGCGCTCGAGGCCTGGGACGCCGCCGCGGCGGCCACCGACGAGCTCGTGCGCACGGTCGACCTCGACGCCACGCAGCCGCTGCCGGACGCGCCGTGGTTCCCGCCGGGCGCCGTGCGCAGCGCCCGCCGGGCCTTCGTGCACCTCACCGCGGAGATCGCCCAGCACGCGGGGCACGCCGACATGCTCCGCGAGCACATCGACGGGGCCAAGACGATGGGCTGA
- a CDS encoding CGNR zinc finger domain-containing protein yields the protein MQLNPYTRAVLALAADLASAPARSPADLAARCAAAGVRLEQPATAEDVTGVQAFLADWLAVVDADEPARRATLLNGLLARSTDHPRLTDHSGDGWHLHFRPDRLGVAAQVAALVSAATAVHLTGRGMHRLGRCDAPGCDHVVVDTTRNGRQRYCGTTCANRDAVRRHRLRQRAAAT from the coding sequence GTGCAACTCAACCCTTACACGAGGGCGGTCCTCGCACTCGCCGCCGACCTTGCGAGCGCCCCCGCGCGCAGCCCGGCCGACCTCGCCGCCCGCTGCGCCGCGGCCGGGGTGCGCCTGGAGCAGCCGGCCACCGCCGAGGACGTCACCGGGGTCCAGGCGTTCCTCGCCGACTGGCTCGCCGTCGTGGACGCCGACGAGCCGGCCCGGCGCGCGACCCTGCTCAACGGGCTGCTCGCCCGCAGCACGGACCACCCGCGGCTCACCGACCACTCCGGCGACGGCTGGCACCTGCACTTCCGGCCCGACCGGCTCGGCGTCGCCGCGCAGGTCGCCGCGCTCGTGAGCGCCGCCACGGCCGTGCACCTGACGGGCCGCGGCATGCACCGGCTCGGCCGCTGCGACGCGCCGGGCTGCGACCACGTGGTCGTCGACACCACCCGCAACGGACGGCAGCGCTACTGCGGCACGACCTGCGCCAACCGCGACGCCGTCCGGCGTCACCGGCTAAGGCAGCGCGCCGCCGCCACGTGA
- a CDS encoding WXG100 family type VII secretion target yields MANMNVTYADMRDAATRLRNGQADLEAKLQELRGLVEGLVAGGYVTDRSSKAFDASHHEFNTGALQVVGGIEGMSAFLEAASQTLEDADAQLAQQIGG; encoded by the coding sequence ATGGCGAACATGAACGTCACCTACGCCGACATGCGCGACGCGGCGACGCGGCTGCGCAACGGCCAGGCCGACCTGGAGGCCAAGCTGCAGGAGCTGCGCGGGCTCGTCGAGGGCCTCGTGGCCGGCGGCTACGTGACCGACCGCTCGTCGAAGGCCTTCGACGCCAGCCACCACGAGTTCAACACCGGCGCCCTGCAGGTCGTCGGCGGCATCGAGGGCATGTCGGCCTTCCTCGAGGCCGCGTCGCAGACGCTGGAGGACGCCGACGCCCAGCTCGCCCAGCAGATCGGCGGCTGA
- a CDS encoding aspartate aminotransferase family protein: MTDGHESRFWADAQAHLVRYGTAFTPRVIERGAGSHVYDSDGRAILDFTSGQMSAVLGHAHPDVVRTVQQSVATLDHLYSGMLSRPVVDLARRLAGTLPAPLEKVLLLTTGAESNEAAIRMAKLATGGWEVVSFDRSWHGMTSGASAATYAAGRRGHGPTMPGSLTLPTPNAYRSPFRHPDGSHDWETELEYGFAAVDQQSTGALACAVVEPILSSGGIVELPPGYLARLKEMCVERGMLLVLDEAQTGVGRTGHMYAFERDGVVPDLLTLSKTLGAGLPVAAVVTSAEVEQASHERGFLFFTTHVNDPLAASVALTVLDVVERDGLVARAAALGVQLGDRLRDLQERYDVVGDVRGRGLLQGLELVLDKETKAPADGLGRAVTAECLERGLHVNIVQLPGMGGVFRIAPPLTTTEAELHEGMDVLDAAIGAVLARR, translated from the coding sequence ATGACGGACGGGCACGAGTCGCGGTTCTGGGCCGACGCGCAGGCGCACCTCGTGCGCTACGGCACGGCCTTCACGCCACGGGTCATCGAGCGGGGCGCCGGCAGCCACGTGTACGACAGCGACGGCCGCGCGATCCTCGACTTCACGTCCGGGCAGATGAGCGCGGTGCTCGGGCACGCGCACCCGGACGTCGTGCGGACGGTGCAGCAGTCCGTAGCGACGCTCGACCACCTGTACAGCGGCATGCTGAGCCGGCCCGTCGTCGACCTCGCCCGCCGCCTCGCCGGCACGCTGCCGGCCCCGCTGGAGAAGGTGCTGCTGCTGACGACGGGTGCGGAGTCGAACGAGGCCGCCATCCGCATGGCCAAGCTCGCGACCGGCGGCTGGGAGGTGGTCTCGTTCGACCGGTCGTGGCACGGCATGACCTCGGGCGCGTCCGCCGCCACCTACGCCGCCGGCCGGCGCGGGCACGGCCCGACCATGCCGGGCAGCCTCACGCTGCCGACGCCGAACGCGTACCGCTCGCCGTTCCGGCACCCCGACGGCTCGCACGACTGGGAGACCGAGCTCGAGTACGGCTTCGCGGCGGTCGACCAGCAGTCGACCGGTGCGCTCGCGTGCGCCGTCGTGGAGCCGATCCTGTCCTCGGGCGGCATCGTCGAGCTGCCGCCGGGCTACCTCGCGCGACTGAAGGAGATGTGCGTCGAGCGCGGCATGCTGCTCGTGCTCGACGAGGCGCAGACCGGCGTCGGGCGCACGGGTCACATGTACGCCTTCGAGCGCGACGGGGTCGTCCCCGACCTGCTGACGCTGTCGAAGACGCTCGGGGCCGGGCTGCCCGTGGCCGCGGTCGTGACGAGCGCCGAGGTCGAGCAGGCGAGCCACGAGCGCGGGTTCCTCTTCTTCACCACGCACGTCAACGACCCGCTCGCGGCGAGCGTCGCGCTCACGGTCCTCGACGTCGTCGAGCGGGACGGGCTCGTCGCACGGGCCGCCGCGCTGGGCGTGCAGCTCGGCGACCGGTTGCGGGACCTGCAGGAGCGCTACGACGTCGTCGGGGACGTGCGCGGCCGCGGCCTGCTGCAGGGCCTGGAGCTCGTGCTCGACAAGGAGACGAAGGCGCCCGCCGACGGGCTCGGACGTGCCGTCACCGCCGAGTGCCTCGAACGGGGCCTGCACGTCAACATCGTGCAGCTGCCGGGCATGGGCGGGGTGTTCCGCATCGCGCCGCCGCTCACCACCACGGAGGCCGAGCTCCACGAGGGCATGGACGTGCTCGACGCGGCGATCGGGGCGGTGCTGGCCCGTCGCTGA